One window from the genome of Microcoleus sp. FACHB-68 encodes:
- a CDS encoding WG repeat-containing protein: MKRTLSFLLCLTFLTLISCQSQQTAQTSNLSQSSTTSQTKQQPAQRFPILQNNKWGYINAAGKIVIEPKFNAAEDFNDGLARVVINGNYAYINPAGETLIKPQFKQAADFSEELAAIEIDRKWGFIDQTGKIVIKPQFDLIWGFSEGLAAVEINRKIGFIDKAGEIVIQPQFDEIRRFSDGLAAVAINGKMGYIDKTGKMVIPPQFILTEGFSEGLAPAQITDKFGYIDKTDKMVIPPQFILAEGFSEGLAAVGIGGKMGYIDKAGKTVIQLQFDEAKNFSEGLAAVEIDSKIGYIDKTGKIIIPPQFDQAQPFKNGLASVKINDQFAYIDKAGNYVWKPQS, from the coding sequence ATGAAACGAACCCTTTCTTTCTTACTCTGTTTAACATTCCTAACATTAATATCCTGTCAATCCCAACAAACTGCCCAAACATCTAATCTATCCCAATCCTCAACTACATCCCAAACAAAACAACAGCCGGCACAACGATTTCCAATTCTCCAAAATAATAAATGGGGTTATATTAACGCTGCCGGCAAAATTGTTATTGAACCAAAATTTAATGCGGCAGAAGATTTTAATGATGGGTTAGCAAGGGTTGTCATAAACGGAAACTACGCTTATATCAATCCAGCCGGTGAAACTCTGATCAAGCCACAATTTAAACAAGCTGCTGACTTTTCTGAAGAATTAGCCGCTATCGAAATAGATCGCAAATGGGGCTTTATTGATCAAACCGGCAAAATAGTTATAAAACCCCAATTCGATTTAATTTGGGGTTTTTCTGAAGGGTTGGCTGCCGTAGAAATTAACCGCAAAATCGGGTTTATCGACAAAGCCGGTGAAATCGTTATCCAGCCGCAGTTTGATGAAATTCGCCGCTTTTCTGATGGCTTAGCCGCCGTGGCAATTAATGGGAAAATGGGCTATATTGACAAAACCGGCAAGATGGTAATTCCGCCGCAATTTATTCTCACGGAAGGCTTTTCTGAAGGATTAGCCCCAGCTCAAATTACCGATAAGTTCGGCTATATCGACAAAACCGACAAGATGGTAATTCCGCCGCAATTTATTCTCGCGGAAGGCTTTTCTGAAGGACTCGCGGCTGTGGGAATAGGCGGCAAAATGGGTTATATCGATAAAGCCGGTAAAACAGTGATTCAACTGCAATTTGATGAAGCTAAAAACTTTTCTGAAGGGCTGGCGGCTGTAGAAATTGACAGTAAGATAGGTTATATAGACAAAACCGGCAAAATTATCATCCCGCCCCAATTTGATCAGGCTCAACCTTTCAAAAATGGGCTGGCATCCGTCAAAATTAACGATCAGTTCGCTTACATTGACAAAGCCGGCAACTACGTTTGGAAACCACAAAGCTAA
- a CDS encoding heterodisulfide reductase-related iron-sulfur binding cluster, with product MQVSDSTANSQLSKTNFDGNHPPEPKLIDTCVHCGFCLSTCPSYRVLGKEMDSPRGRIYLMDAINEGEATLVDATVEHFDSCLGCLACVTTCPSGVQYDKLIAATRPQIERNYERSLPDRVIRAIIFNLFPYPNRLRALLGPLYLYQNLGIQKIVRAGGIFKKVFPRLAAMEEILPAIPLDAFRDEFPTIIPAQGEKRYRVGMILGCVQRLFFSKVNEATARVLTANGCEIVVPQGQGCCAALPEHQGQTEQAQALARQMIDSFEGTNVDAIIINAAGCGHTLKEYGHILQDDPNYREKAKEFAGKVKDAQEFLAQVGLTTKLSPLADGELKIVYQDACHLLHGQKISLQPRQLLQKIPGVKLREPVDAALCCGSAGVYNMLQPDVADELGRQKVENLLNTGAELIASSNPGCSLQIKKHLQSQGKEITLMHPLELLDYSMRGVKLKR from the coding sequence ATGCAAGTTTCAGACTCGACTGCCAATTCTCAACTTTCAAAGACGAATTTTGATGGGAATCACCCCCCAGAACCCAAATTAATTGATACCTGTGTTCACTGTGGGTTTTGTTTATCGACTTGCCCAAGTTATCGAGTGCTTGGCAAAGAAATGGATTCTCCCAGAGGGCGCATTTATTTGATGGATGCGATTAATGAAGGTGAAGCCACTCTTGTTGATGCAACAGTTGAGCATTTTGATTCTTGTTTGGGATGTTTGGCGTGTGTCACGACTTGCCCTTCTGGGGTGCAATATGACAAATTAATTGCGGCAACTCGCCCACAAATTGAGCGAAATTATGAGCGTTCTCTGCCAGATCGTGTAATTCGCGCTATCATTTTTAATCTGTTTCCCTATCCCAACCGGCTGCGGGCTTTACTTGGCCCTCTTTATCTCTATCAAAACTTGGGAATTCAGAAAATTGTTCGGGCTGGCGGCATCTTTAAAAAAGTCTTTCCTCGCTTAGCGGCAATGGAAGAAATTTTGCCGGCAATTCCCCTGGATGCTTTCCGAGATGAATTTCCCACGATTATCCCAGCCCAAGGTGAAAAACGCTACCGGGTGGGAATGATTTTAGGTTGTGTGCAGCGTTTATTTTTCTCAAAAGTGAATGAAGCTACTGCACGAGTTTTAACCGCAAATGGTTGCGAAATTGTGGTTCCCCAAGGACAAGGTTGTTGTGCGGCTTTGCCGGAACATCAGGGACAAACTGAACAAGCACAAGCCTTGGCAAGACAGATGATTGATAGCTTTGAAGGCACGAACGTTGATGCGATCATTATCAATGCTGCCGGTTGTGGTCATACTTTAAAAGAATACGGTCATATTTTGCAAGATGATCCGAATTACCGGGAGAAAGCGAAGGAATTTGCCGGCAAAGTGAAAGACGCGCAAGAATTTCTCGCCCAAGTGGGATTAACCACTAAACTTTCCCCCCTAGCTGATGGCGAACTCAAAATCGTTTATCAAGATGCTTGCCACCTATTACACGGGCAAAAAATTAGCTTGCAACCGCGTCAATTATTGCAGAAAATTCCTGGGGTAAAACTGCGCGAACCTGTTGATGCTGCCTTGTGTTGTGGGAGTGCCGGCGTTTACAATATGCTGCAACCAGATGTTGCAGATGAATTAGGCCGGCAAAAGGTTGAGAATCTGCTCAATACCGGCGCTGAATTAATCGCGTCTTCAAATCCCGGTTGTTCTTTACAAATTAAGAAACATTTGCAGTCGCAAGGTAAAGAAATTACGCTGATGCATCCACTGGAGTTGTTAGATTATTCAATGCGGGGGGTTAAACTAAAACGTTAG
- a CDS encoding restriction endonuclease yields the protein MEIQPALPTYDNLFEPTIKALKALGGSGNVREIYEKVCEIQEFSEEQQSILYKEGPQTAIYARLSWTRLYLKNYGAIENSGRGFWSLTEKGRNLQVIDKREIKQVSQPRKSKDSIKLDEAQPDALIPVDSNLWTEKLLSILQKMPPDAFERLCQRILRASGFIKVQVTGKKGDGGIDGIGVLRISLLSFQVFFQCKRYSGSVGPAEIRDFRGAMVGRTDKGLFITTGTFTTEAKKEATRDGAPALDLIDGEQLSLILKDLKLGVETKTIEVVDIDENWFNHL from the coding sequence ATGGAGATTCAACCAGCTCTCCCTACCTATGATAATTTATTCGAGCCAACTATCAAAGCCTTAAAAGCTTTAGGCGGATCGGGTAATGTTAGAGAGATATACGAAAAGGTTTGCGAAATCCAAGAATTCTCTGAAGAACAGCAGAGTATTCTTTATAAAGAAGGGCCGCAAACCGCAATCTATGCTCGTCTTAGCTGGACTAGACTTTACCTCAAAAACTATGGAGCGATTGAAAATAGTGGACGTGGCTTTTGGTCATTAACTGAAAAAGGCCGAAATCTTCAAGTTATTGACAAGCGAGAAATTAAGCAGGTATCACAGCCTAGAAAGAGCAAAGATTCAATTAAATTAGATGAAGCTCAACCAGATGCTCTGATACCTGTAGACTCCAATTTATGGACAGAGAAGCTGTTGAGTATTCTTCAGAAAATGCCTCCCGATGCGTTTGAACGTCTATGCCAGCGCATCCTCAGAGCTTCAGGATTTATTAAAGTTCAAGTAACAGGTAAAAAAGGTGATGGAGGAATTGATGGTATCGGTGTTCTGAGAATTTCTTTATTAAGTTTTCAGGTCTTTTTCCAATGCAAACGATATAGCGGTTCCGTTGGGCCGGCAGAAATTCGAGATTTCCGAGGGGCGATGGTCGGCAGAACAGATAAGGGACTGTTCATTACAACCGGCACCTTTACAACTGAAGCGAAAAAAGAAGCAACGAGAGATGGCGCACCGGCTTTGGATTTAATTGATGGTGAGCAACTCTCCTTAATTCTAAAAGACCTAAAGCTAGGGGTTGAAACTAAAACAATTGAGGTTGTAGATATTGATGAAAATTGGTTCAATCACCTTTAA